A portion of the Hymenobacter gelipurpurascens genome contains these proteins:
- a CDS encoding aldehyde dehydrogenase family protein: MEPTLAPPPVTVDAATIQRLFQQQRVRAEVLRREDHAPRAARLRKLSHWIEENRAAIQQALYADFRKPLPETDVTEIWPSQVEIKHTLGHLRQWMKPHKVGTPMALMGARGWVQYEPKGVCLIIAPWNYPFYLAIDPLVSALAAGNACIIKPSEMTPTVAALLARMCRELFDPAEVTVVEGDKDVATELLKLPFNHIFFTGSPQVGKVVMRAAAEHLTSVTLELGGKSPVIVDETANLRDAAEKIAWGKGINAGQTCVAPDYLLVQESVKEPFIREMKAAVARFYDPEGQGVAASESYARIVNQHHFQRVASLLEDAQAQGANIVSGGMVDAGQRFIEPTLLLDAPADSRIMQEEIFGPLLPIQTFSTLMEAADVVNFRLQPLALYVFSQNAENQRYLLRNIPAGGACVNETILHLAHPDLPFGGFGNSGLGKAHGHAGFIGFSNEKSVLQQRVGRTGIKTMYPPYTPKVRKLIGWLLKYL, encoded by the coding sequence ATGGAACCTACCCTCGCTCCGCCACCGGTCACTGTTGATGCGGCCACTATTCAACGGCTGTTTCAGCAGCAGCGGGTCCGCGCCGAAGTACTTCGGCGGGAGGACCATGCGCCACGAGCGGCCCGGCTGCGCAAGCTCAGCCACTGGATTGAGGAAAACCGCGCCGCCATTCAGCAGGCCCTGTACGCCGATTTCCGCAAGCCGCTCCCCGAAACCGATGTCACGGAAATCTGGCCCTCGCAGGTAGAAATCAAGCACACGCTAGGCCACCTTCGCCAGTGGATGAAGCCCCACAAAGTGGGCACGCCCATGGCCCTGATGGGCGCGCGTGGCTGGGTGCAGTACGAGCCGAAAGGCGTCTGCCTGATTATCGCGCCCTGGAATTATCCGTTTTATCTGGCCATCGATCCGCTGGTTTCGGCGCTGGCGGCTGGCAACGCCTGCATCATCAAGCCCTCCGAGATGACGCCCACGGTGGCGGCGCTGCTGGCCCGCATGTGCCGCGAGCTGTTCGACCCCGCCGAGGTAACTGTAGTGGAAGGCGACAAAGACGTGGCCACCGAGCTGCTGAAACTGCCCTTCAACCATATCTTTTTCACGGGTAGCCCGCAGGTGGGCAAAGTGGTGATGCGCGCCGCCGCCGAGCACCTAACCAGCGTTACGCTGGAGCTGGGCGGCAAGAGTCCCGTTATTGTGGATGAAACCGCCAACCTACGCGATGCCGCCGAGAAGATTGCGTGGGGCAAGGGCATAAACGCCGGTCAGACCTGCGTGGCTCCCGATTACTTATTGGTGCAGGAGTCGGTGAAGGAGCCATTCATCCGGGAAATGAAGGCCGCCGTTGCGCGTTTCTATGACCCCGAAGGCCAAGGCGTCGCCGCTTCCGAATCGTATGCGCGTATTGTAAACCAGCACCATTTTCAGCGGGTGGCGAGCCTGCTGGAAGACGCCCAGGCGCAGGGCGCCAACATCGTTTCGGGCGGAATGGTAGATGCCGGACAGCGCTTCATTGAGCCCACGCTGCTACTGGATGCGCCCGCCGATAGCCGCATTATGCAGGAGGAAATCTTCGGCCCGCTGCTGCCCATTCAAACCTTCAGTACTCTCATGGAGGCTGCCGACGTGGTAAACTTCCGCCTGCAGCCCCTGGCGCTCTACGTGTTCAGCCAAAACGCCGAAAACCAGCGTTACTTGCTCCGCAACATTCCCGCTGGCGGCGCCTGCGTCAATGAAACCATTCTGCACCTGGCCCACCCCGACCTGCCCTTCGGCGGCTTTGGCAACAGTGGCCTAGGCAAGGCCCACGGCCACGCAGGTTTTATCGGGTTCAGCAACGAGAAATCAGTATTACAACAGCGCGTGGGCCGCACCGGCATCAAAACCATGTACCCACCCTACACCCCCAAAGTAAGGAAGCTGATCGGGTGGCTGCTGAAGTATCTGTAA
- a CDS encoding GrpB family protein, with translation MSSLPIFASSRPVVVLPYQVEWPQEFSLLAQRIRDAAGQNLLEINHIGSTAVPGLCAKNVLDVQLQVVSLAKAGSLIHQLRMAGFRQGEHLVYDIFHGLPDQSPELEKLYMREPVGERRIHIHIREKGRFNTRYALLFRDYLRAQASARAEYGELKLRAAALFPDSIAGYLYVKEPIFHLLYYAADLWAEQVGWKPADEAYQLLS, from the coding sequence ATGAGTAGCCTGCCAATCTTTGCTTCCTCAAGGCCAGTGGTAGTACTACCCTATCAGGTAGAGTGGCCGCAGGAGTTTAGCTTGCTTGCCCAGCGTATTCGGGATGCGGCAGGGCAAAACCTATTGGAAATTAACCACATTGGCTCAACTGCCGTTCCTGGGCTGTGTGCCAAGAACGTGCTGGATGTACAGCTACAGGTAGTCAGTCTGGCAAAGGCAGGATCGCTTATCCATCAGCTCCGGATGGCGGGTTTTCGGCAGGGCGAGCACCTAGTGTATGACATATTTCATGGCCTGCCAGACCAGTCTCCTGAACTTGAAAAGCTCTATATGCGTGAGCCGGTGGGGGAAAGACGCATACATATTCACATTCGGGAGAAGGGACGGTTCAATACGCGCTACGCCTTGCTTTTTCGCGACTACCTGCGTGCCCAAGCCTCCGCCCGAGCCGAATATGGCGAACTGAAGCTCCGGGCCGCCGCATTGTTTCCTGATAGCATTGCTGGGTACTTGTATGTGAAAGAGCCCATTTTTCACCTACTCTACTACGCCGCCGACTTGTGGGCGGAGCAGGTCGGCTGGAAGCCAGCAGATGAAGCCTACCAACTACTCAGCTGA
- a CDS encoding TonB-dependent receptor — protein MQDTITKISLVFLLCFGTLATALAQGTGSIKGTISDAQTQEAVIGGTVHLDKTTIGGPTDVDGRFSLDKVPVGEYTLIVSSVSYKTASIQKVAVKAGQATTVNYKLETDQQNLNEVVVTGVRRTNTEMSVISEIKQANVVVSGVSSEQIVKTQDRDAAEVVRRIPGVTIVDNRFIQIRGLSDRYNAVWLNDVAAPSSETDRKSFSFDIVPSSLLDRVLVFKDPSPELPGDFAGGLVKVYLRKPAQNERLLTVNYSSGYRNGTTGKDFYTDKTQAGDAFGFGAIKRELPGGFPQLSTAYQQYERDFYAKQIENTFPIYKLKAMPDIRFNAAYMDQINLKNLAIGSITSVNYTNTFTNFNIDRNLFDGAGQRTDQFKDNQSSNNIRLGAIQNFNLVLDNGGRLEFRNLFNQQARNQVTTRRGFDNDGRLVRNSYQMGYQGRTTYTGQLAGQHTFNKDKTNFDWVAGYGYSNRNEPDLRRVSYQSIPAATEGGAATETVLTPATGQVDVNNAGRLYQKLNEHNYTINANLKHQVQVAERTVEIGTGTYLEYRKRDFQARAFGYSLNAGGLQGLRSEAVGNIFDPQNIGTDGFRLTEDLNSTYRYNANNQLAAGYLSLNIPLTDKLKVVTGARYEHNVQSIETGINGQPVKQDVTTNFVLPSANFSYSFNEKNLVRASYGRSLNRPEFREAAPFFYYDFDFNVLNYGSLYLNPEQPLKVASIDNFDVRYELYPSSGELIHIGAFYKNFTNPIENTVVLTTNLAYTFANAPSAYAYGLELDLKKNLSFLDEAFGTTGLRNLSAVFNASLIKSQVQLGDNFVAWDNKRALQGQSPYVLNGGFYYNTPNNAWQVTALYNVFGPRILFAGSNDYPDVVEMPRHTVDLSLTKTVTSRLTLNAGIQDLLNQKVNLVQDFNRDKKYEAKADPSLSSYRRGTYYTVGLRFNLEPRARQLTPLP, from the coding sequence ATGCAGGACACCATTACCAAGATCAGCCTCGTCTTTTTGTTGTGCTTTGGGACCCTGGCTACGGCGCTGGCCCAGGGCACAGGCAGTATAAAAGGCACCATTTCCGATGCCCAAACACAGGAAGCCGTCATCGGCGGCACGGTGCATCTGGACAAAACCACTATCGGCGGCCCCACGGATGTGGATGGCCGCTTTTCTTTGGACAAGGTGCCCGTGGGCGAGTACACGCTCATCGTGTCGTCGGTGTCCTACAAAACGGCTTCTATTCAGAAGGTAGCCGTGAAAGCCGGCCAGGCCACCACCGTCAACTACAAGCTGGAAACCGACCAGCAGAACCTCAACGAGGTGGTAGTAACGGGCGTGCGGCGCACCAACACCGAAATGTCGGTGATTTCGGAAATCAAGCAGGCCAACGTGGTGGTCAGCGGGGTGTCGTCGGAGCAGATTGTGAAAACCCAGGACCGCGACGCGGCCGAGGTAGTACGTCGGATTCCGGGCGTGACCATCGTCGATAACCGCTTCATCCAGATCCGGGGCCTCAGCGACCGGTACAACGCGGTGTGGCTCAATGATGTGGCCGCCCCCAGCTCCGAAACCGACCGCAAATCCTTCTCCTTCGACATCGTACCTAGCTCTTTGCTTGATCGGGTGCTGGTGTTCAAGGACCCTTCGCCGGAACTGCCCGGCGACTTCGCAGGTGGCCTAGTGAAAGTGTACCTGCGCAAACCCGCCCAAAATGAGCGTCTCCTGACGGTAAACTACTCCTCGGGCTACCGCAACGGCACTACGGGCAAAGACTTCTACACCGATAAAACCCAGGCTGGCGACGCCTTTGGTTTTGGAGCCATTAAGCGGGAACTGCCGGGCGGCTTTCCGCAGCTGAGCACGGCTTACCAGCAATACGAGCGTGATTTCTACGCCAAGCAAATCGAGAACACCTTCCCGATTTATAAGCTGAAGGCCATGCCCGATATCCGCTTCAACGCGGCGTATATGGACCAGATCAACCTCAAGAACCTGGCCATCGGAAGCATCACCTCGGTCAACTACACTAACACCTTCACCAACTTCAACATCGACCGCAATCTGTTCGATGGCGCGGGTCAGCGCACCGATCAGTTCAAGGACAACCAGTCGTCGAACAACATCCGGCTGGGCGCCATCCAGAACTTCAACCTGGTGCTCGATAATGGTGGCCGCCTGGAGTTCCGCAACCTGTTCAACCAGCAGGCGCGCAACCAAGTAACCACTCGCCGGGGCTTCGATAACGACGGCCGCCTGGTGCGCAACAGCTACCAGATGGGCTACCAGGGTCGCACCACCTACACGGGCCAATTGGCCGGCCAGCATACCTTCAACAAAGACAAAACCAACTTCGATTGGGTGGCGGGCTACGGCTACTCGAACCGCAACGAGCCTGACCTGCGCCGCGTGTCGTACCAGTCGATTCCGGCGGCTACGGAAGGTGGCGCGGCTACTGAAACCGTGCTGACGCCTGCTACGGGACAGGTAGACGTGAACAATGCTGGCCGCCTCTACCAGAAGCTCAACGAGCACAACTACACCATCAACGCCAACCTGAAGCACCAGGTACAGGTAGCGGAGCGCACCGTAGAGATTGGGACCGGCACCTACCTGGAGTACCGCAAACGTGATTTCCAGGCTCGCGCTTTCGGCTATTCGCTGAACGCAGGTGGCTTACAGGGGCTGCGCAGCGAGGCAGTAGGCAACATCTTTGATCCGCAGAACATCGGCACGGATGGCTTCCGCCTGACGGAAGACCTGAACTCGACTTACCGCTACAACGCTAACAACCAGCTGGCTGCCGGCTACCTCTCCCTCAACATTCCGCTAACCGATAAGCTGAAGGTGGTGACGGGTGCCCGCTACGAGCACAACGTGCAATCCATCGAGACGGGCATCAACGGCCAGCCGGTGAAGCAGGATGTGACAACTAACTTTGTGCTGCCTTCAGCTAACTTCAGCTACAGCTTCAACGAGAAGAACCTGGTGCGCGCCTCCTACGGCCGCAGCCTTAACCGCCCCGAGTTCCGCGAAGCCGCGCCGTTCTTCTACTACGACTTTGACTTTAACGTCCTCAACTACGGCTCGCTGTACCTGAACCCCGAGCAGCCGCTGAAAGTAGCCAGCATCGACAACTTTGATGTGCGCTATGAGCTGTACCCCAGCAGCGGAGAGCTGATCCACATCGGCGCATTCTACAAGAACTTCACGAACCCGATTGAAAACACGGTAGTCCTGACCACTAACCTGGCCTACACCTTCGCCAACGCTCCCAGCGCCTACGCTTATGGCCTAGAGCTGGACCTGAAGAAAAACTTGAGCTTTCTGGACGAAGCCTTCGGGACGACTGGCCTGCGCAACCTCTCGGCGGTGTTCAACGCCTCGCTCATCAAGAGCCAAGTGCAGCTCGGCGACAACTTTGTGGCCTGGGACAATAAGCGCGCCCTGCAGGGCCAGTCGCCTTACGTGCTGAATGGAGGCTTCTACTACAACACGCCTAATAACGCCTGGCAGGTTACGGCTCTGTACAACGTGTTTGGCCCGCGCATCCTATTCGCCGGCAGCAACGACTACCCCGATGTAGTGGAGATGCCCCGCCACACCGTGGACCTCTCCCTCACCAAGACCGTGACGAGCCGCCTGACCCTGAACGCGGGCATCCAGGACCTGCTGAACCAGAAAGTGAACCTGGTGCAGGACTTCAACCGCGACAAGAAGTACGAAGCTAAAGCTGACCCCTCCTTGAGCAGCTACCGCCGCGGCACTTACTACACCGTAGGCCTGCGCTTCAATCTGGAGCCCCGCGCCCGCCAGCTTACGCCCCTGCCATAG
- a CDS encoding DinB family protein — protein sequence MQDISHRLRNLVELLNSRLPELPETELVYTPGPGRWSKKEILGHLIDSAMNNHRRFVMSQLGPEPLLITPYEQREWVALARYQFTPNLELLNLWTLLNKQIARLLENLPSTAAAQRCEFDNGYSVTLSWLAEDYVMHLEHHVQQILNPVSY from the coding sequence ATGCAAGATATCAGCCACCGGCTCCGAAACTTAGTAGAGTTATTAAACAGCAGGCTGCCGGAGTTACCGGAAACTGAACTGGTGTATACGCCTGGCCCTGGTCGGTGGTCGAAGAAGGAAATTCTAGGCCACCTCATCGACTCGGCCATGAACAACCACCGCCGGTTTGTGATGAGCCAATTGGGGCCTGAACCTTTGCTGATTACTCCCTATGAGCAGCGCGAATGGGTAGCGCTGGCCCGCTACCAGTTTACGCCTAACCTGGAACTGCTTAACCTCTGGACACTGCTTAATAAGCAAATTGCGCGGCTGCTGGAGAATTTGCCCTCCACTGCTGCTGCTCAGCGCTGCGAGTTCGATAACGGCTACAGCGTGACGCTGAGCTGGCTGGCGGAAGACTACGTGATGCATCTGGAGCACCACGTGCAGCAGATTCTGAACCCGGTATCCTACTGA
- a CDS encoding AraC family transcriptional regulator produces the protein MKLQFEPIQPTADSSFTLLHYTNVEKGDLLWHYHPEYELVYLPRGSGRRHIGQHISRFEEGELVLIGPDLPHLTFSYGQPAGIPFEEIVVQLRSDFLGENFWQHPELADIRQLLARAHEGLSFGGETRAAVGAELRRLLHEPPFMRLLTLLRVMQTLAQAPASDCLSLHAGHAGLGRQGKEQQRLSRVYQFLEQHYQRASLSVQEVAEVANLSVPAFCRYFRQMTRLTLTDFLQEYRVGHACRLLLEDIPVTEVCYSSGFSNVSHFNKTFRRHTGQSPTEYRRQRLAV, from the coding sequence ATGAAGCTCCAATTCGAACCCATTCAGCCTACTGCCGACAGCTCATTTACGCTGCTGCATTATACCAACGTCGAGAAAGGCGACCTGCTCTGGCACTACCACCCGGAGTATGAGCTGGTGTATCTGCCGCGGGGCAGTGGCCGGCGCCATATCGGGCAGCACATTTCTCGGTTCGAGGAAGGCGAGCTGGTGCTCATTGGTCCCGATTTGCCCCACCTCACGTTCAGCTACGGACAGCCGGCCGGCATTCCGTTTGAGGAGATTGTGGTGCAGTTGCGCTCCGACTTCCTGGGCGAAAACTTCTGGCAGCACCCCGAGCTAGCTGACATCCGACAGCTCTTGGCCCGCGCTCATGAAGGGCTGTCGTTTGGGGGCGAAACCCGCGCGGCCGTTGGCGCTGAGTTGCGCCGGCTGCTGCACGAGCCCCCTTTCATGCGCCTGCTCACGCTGCTGCGCGTGATGCAGACCCTGGCCCAGGCGCCCGCCTCCGATTGCCTTTCTCTACACGCCGGCCATGCTGGCCTGGGGCGGCAGGGCAAGGAGCAGCAGCGCCTAAGCCGGGTGTACCAGTTTCTGGAGCAGCACTACCAGCGGGCCTCGCTCTCGGTGCAGGAAGTAGCCGAAGTGGCGAACCTCTCGGTGCCGGCGTTCTGCCGCTACTTCCGCCAGATGACGCGCCTCACCCTCACCGATTTTCTGCAGGAGTACCGCGTAGGCCACGCCTGCCGCCTGCTGCTGGAAGATATTCCCGTGACGGAGGTGTGTTACTCTAGCGGCTTCAGCAACGTATCGCACTTCAACAAAACGTTCCGCCGCCACACCGGCCAAAGCCCCACGGAATACCGCCGCCAACGCCTAGCGGTATAG
- a CDS encoding head GIN domain-containing protein, translating into MHAAHVRSLLTATFFSLAAGVGMAQSSQSRSVGDFQAIQASGAIDVVLRQGSQTSVKVEAESDVLSSIKTEVKGNKLVIYRDNSSSSLWSRLTDSDKVKVYVTCPRLNSVEVSGASEIKSTTPFRADDFTVRASGASEVTLTLDVRNLNASASGASDLRLAGRAEQQQVHISGSSDYQAYDLKSQNAKVEASGASDAYVAVANELSSRSSGASDIHYKGNPRVRK; encoded by the coding sequence ATGCACGCAGCCCATGTACGCAGCCTCCTGACCGCCACCTTCTTCTCCCTTGCCGCTGGAGTTGGTATGGCGCAGTCCTCACAGTCTCGCTCCGTGGGCGATTTTCAGGCGATTCAGGCCTCCGGGGCCATCGACGTGGTATTGCGCCAGGGCTCCCAGACTTCTGTGAAAGTGGAAGCCGAGTCCGATGTTCTATCTTCCATCAAGACGGAAGTAAAAGGCAATAAGCTGGTTATCTACCGCGACAACAGCAGCTCTTCACTCTGGTCGCGCCTCACCGATTCCGACAAGGTGAAGGTGTACGTCACGTGCCCGCGCCTGAACTCCGTGGAAGTGAGCGGGGCTAGCGAAATCAAGAGTACCACGCCATTCCGCGCCGACGATTTTACGGTGCGGGCCAGCGGGGCCAGCGAGGTAACGCTTACCCTCGATGTCAGAAACCTGAACGCCAGCGCTTCCGGGGCCAGCGACCTGCGCCTTGCCGGCCGCGCCGAGCAGCAGCAGGTGCACATCAGTGGCAGCAGCGACTACCAGGCCTACGACCTGAAAAGCCAGAATGCCAAAGTTGAAGCCTCCGGGGCCAGCGACGCCTACGTGGCCGTAGCCAACGAGCTTTCCTCCCGCAGCTCCGGCGCCAGCGACATTCATTATAAAGGCAACCCAAGGGTGCGGAAATAG
- a CDS encoding phospholipid scramblase-related protein, which translates to MLNRRTYFIREHVGLFKLKDTYDILDPETNEQIGFASEATPSWAVWLRLLLKKHMLPVTIAVREQSESAPLIQIQRGWTFLRSKVHVLDAQEQKIGYFKSKLFSFNGGFYVYNLQDEQIAEIKGSWKSWDFKFISASGQEIGMVTKKWAGLGQELFTNADNYLISINDMGETQAASNALLLAAGLAIDTVFNEQQ; encoded by the coding sequence ATGCTGAATCGACGTACTTACTTTATTCGGGAACACGTAGGCCTGTTTAAGCTCAAGGATACTTACGACATCCTCGACCCCGAAACCAACGAGCAAATTGGCTTCGCCAGTGAGGCCACGCCCTCGTGGGCGGTGTGGCTGCGGCTACTCCTGAAGAAGCACATGCTGCCCGTTACCATTGCGGTGCGGGAGCAGTCGGAGTCGGCACCCCTGATTCAGATTCAGCGGGGCTGGACGTTTCTGCGCTCCAAGGTGCACGTGCTGGATGCGCAGGAGCAGAAAATCGGCTACTTCAAGAGCAAGCTGTTCTCCTTCAACGGCGGCTTCTACGTCTATAACCTCCAGGATGAGCAGATTGCCGAGATAAAAGGCAGCTGGAAAAGCTGGGACTTCAAATTCATCAGCGCCTCAGGCCAGGAAATTGGGATGGTGACGAAGAAGTGGGCCGGCCTAGGCCAGGAACTGTTCACCAACGCCGACAACTACCTGATTTCCATCAACGATATGGGCGAAACCCAGGCCGCTTCCAATGCCCTGCTCTTGGCGGCTGGCCTGGCCATCGATACCGTTTTCAACGAGCAGCAATAG
- the bla gene encoding subclass B1 metallo-beta-lactamase, with product MSFSSVAWPSGRTAFLLSFLFLGFFGLMQPAAAASGPGRQPQPRIQVRPIADKVYVHTSYRYYSGNKEPVPANGLIISTTKGAILVDTGWDSDQTLQILRWVADSLHQRVRMAVITHAHEDRLGGIPALRANHIKVISSKATAQRAAARQLDVPTAALKPFTVIKAGNTKLELFFPGPGHAPDNLVAWLPRQRVLFGGCLVKEMAAPTPGNIDDADLKKWPSTVRTVAARYPKAAVVVPGHGAWGGLELLTHTLEVLRAPGRQAQTALGR from the coding sequence ATGTCGTTTTCTTCTGTTGCCTGGCCTTCGGGCCGTACTGCCTTTCTGCTTTCTTTTCTTTTTCTGGGGTTTTTCGGGCTTATGCAGCCTGCTGCAGCGGCCTCCGGGCCGGGCCGCCAACCCCAGCCGCGCATTCAGGTGCGGCCCATTGCCGATAAGGTGTACGTGCACACCTCCTACCGTTACTACTCGGGCAACAAGGAGCCCGTGCCAGCCAACGGCCTTATCATTAGCACCACCAAAGGCGCTATTTTGGTAGATACGGGCTGGGACTCTGACCAGACTCTGCAAATCCTGCGCTGGGTGGCCGATAGCCTACACCAACGGGTACGGATGGCGGTCATCACGCACGCCCACGAAGACCGTTTGGGTGGCATTCCGGCGCTGCGCGCCAACCACATCAAGGTCATCAGCAGCAAGGCCACGGCCCAACGTGCAGCGGCCCGCCAGCTAGATGTACCCACGGCCGCGCTCAAGCCCTTTACCGTCATCAAGGCCGGCAACACCAAGCTGGAGCTGTTCTTCCCCGGCCCCGGCCATGCCCCCGATAACTTGGTGGCGTGGCTGCCGCGCCAGCGCGTGCTGTTTGGCGGCTGCCTGGTAAAGGAAATGGCGGCTCCCACTCCTGGCAACATCGACGATGCCGACCTGAAAAAGTGGCCTAGCACGGTACGAACCGTAGCCGCCCGCTACCCAAAAGCCGCCGTAGTAGTACCCGGCCACGGCGCCTGGGGTGGCCTAGAACTTCTGACGCACACTCTGGAGGTATTGCGCGCCCCCGGCCGCCAGGCCCAAACGGCCCTCGGCAGATAG
- a CDS encoding tetratricopeptide repeat protein yields the protein MRLKLICLLLLVGLRVQAQQPVPSVPTQPEPTRQVDLSNVDIAPNAVDTKGWLLLDKDIQTELEGAVQNLYNFKYDKAEKQFRSLRRRYPNHPMPYFLLGLTTWWKIMPTNITTQVYDKTFFAYMDTAITKGENMYQKDRKNYEACFFLSAAYGFDARLNAERSNWRKATLSSKRALDYLDKSQEANGLSPEFLFGQALINYYAVWISDNYKLLKPVLLFFPKGNRQLGVQQLRHVAQNGFYTSNEAKVFLMKILQNQENKPEEAFPIAQQMWKAFPDNGYLERFYALTCYQRGYLPECEQVSKDILDKINRGMPGYEAISGRYATFFLGSLMQNQYQDLPKAKDYYQRCIVFSETSGDTTQGFYLYALLNLARISEKQKDTAEAIRYYKEVEAKSERKSDAAKEAKAYLKKNRSKKGK from the coding sequence ATGCGTCTTAAACTAATTTGTTTGCTCTTGCTGGTGGGGTTGCGTGTGCAGGCCCAGCAGCCTGTACCGTCCGTTCCTACCCAGCCAGAGCCCACTCGCCAGGTAGATCTAAGCAACGTGGACATTGCGCCCAATGCCGTCGATACCAAAGGGTGGCTTTTGCTGGATAAGGATATCCAGACGGAGCTGGAAGGGGCGGTGCAGAACCTCTACAACTTCAAGTACGACAAAGCGGAAAAGCAATTCCGCTCTTTGCGGCGGCGCTACCCCAACCACCCCATGCCGTATTTCCTGCTGGGGCTCACTACCTGGTGGAAAATTATGCCCACCAACATCACCACGCAGGTATACGACAAGACCTTTTTTGCCTACATGGATACCGCCATCACCAAAGGCGAAAACATGTACCAGAAAGACCGCAAGAACTACGAAGCCTGCTTTTTCCTCTCGGCTGCGTATGGCTTTGATGCCCGCCTAAACGCCGAACGCAGCAACTGGCGCAAGGCTACCCTTTCCAGCAAGCGCGCCCTCGACTATCTGGATAAAAGCCAGGAAGCCAATGGCCTGAGCCCGGAGTTTCTGTTCGGGCAGGCGCTTATTAATTACTACGCCGTCTGGATTTCGGATAATTATAAGCTGCTCAAGCCCGTGCTGCTGTTCTTCCCGAAGGGCAACCGCCAGCTAGGGGTGCAGCAGCTTCGGCATGTGGCGCAAAACGGCTTCTACACCTCCAACGAGGCCAAAGTGTTCCTGATGAAGATTCTACAGAATCAGGAAAACAAGCCCGAAGAGGCTTTCCCCATCGCGCAGCAAATGTGGAAAGCCTTCCCGGATAATGGCTACCTGGAGCGGTTTTATGCCCTCACCTGCTACCAACGCGGGTATTTGCCGGAGTGCGAGCAGGTGAGCAAGGATATTCTGGACAAGATCAATCGGGGCATGCCGGGCTATGAGGCCATCAGTGGCCGCTACGCCACGTTTTTTCTGGGCAGCCTGATGCAGAACCAATATCAGGATCTGCCCAAGGCCAAGGACTACTACCAGCGGTGCATCGTATTCTCCGAAACGTCCGGTGATACTACCCAGGGCTTCTACCTATATGCGCTCCTGAACCTGGCCCGTATCTCCGAAAAGCAAAAGGACACTGCCGAAGCCATTCGCTACTACAAAGAGGTGGAAGCGAAGTCGGAGCGCAAATCAGACGCCGCCAAAGAAGCCAAGGCCTACCTGAAGAAGAATCGCTCAAAGAAGGGCAAGTAA
- a CDS encoding helix-turn-helix domain-containing protein — protein MAGTKEPIARYDGIYGDSKAQVSHDYLCSQLISPRNRTSDWGLKPHLHGNLFQMFFLEAGQASFQAAAEPVELSTPCLVLIPANTVHGFTFSPQVKGRTLTLSEALMDTILQATPAVMVELNSVYILSYFDADIPFSQLLDLEQQIHTEINSDLPGKQLALNGYFKLLFVKIFRLLQLNRTKEDSPNRALHYFREFQKCIARSAPFEKKISQFAQELKITPVHLNRICQTVKGKSALEIVQAHTVRRAHNLLVYTSLSVSEIAYELQFADAGYFARFFRKQTGLSPMAYRAKAYRGEGQPRTPRTEA, from the coding sequence ATGGCTGGCACAAAAGAACCCATAGCGCGCTACGACGGCATTTACGGCGACAGCAAGGCGCAGGTCTCGCACGACTACTTGTGCAGCCAACTGATTTCGCCCCGCAACCGCACCTCCGACTGGGGCCTGAAGCCGCACCTGCACGGCAACCTGTTTCAGATGTTTTTTCTGGAAGCCGGGCAGGCATCGTTTCAGGCGGCCGCCGAGCCGGTGGAGCTATCTACGCCGTGCCTGGTACTTATTCCGGCCAATACGGTGCACGGCTTCACGTTCAGCCCCCAGGTAAAAGGGCGCACGCTCACCCTCTCGGAGGCCCTCATGGACACGATTCTGCAGGCTACTCCGGCCGTGATGGTCGAGCTGAACTCGGTGTATATCCTGTCATATTTCGATGCCGACATCCCCTTCTCGCAGCTGCTCGACCTGGAGCAGCAAATTCACACCGAAATCAACTCCGATTTACCGGGGAAGCAGTTGGCACTCAATGGGTACTTCAAGCTGCTGTTTGTCAAGATTTTCCGGCTGCTGCAACTCAACCGCACCAAAGAAGACAGCCCCAACCGGGCCCTGCATTACTTCCGCGAGTTTCAGAAGTGCATCGCCCGGTCGGCGCCGTTCGAGAAGAAGATTTCGCAGTTTGCCCAGGAACTGAAGATTACGCCCGTCCACCTGAACCGCATTTGCCAGACGGTAAAGGGCAAATCAGCGCTGGAGATTGTGCAGGCACACACCGTCCGGCGAGCCCACAACTTACTGGTCTATACGTCGTTGTCGGTGTCGGAAATAGCCTATGAGCTGCAGTTTGCTGATGCGGGCTACTTCGCCCGGTTCTTCCGCAAGCAAACTGGCCTTTCGCCCATGGCCTACCGCGCCAAAGCTTACCGCGGCGAGGGCCAGCCCCGCACGCCCCGTACGGAAGCATAG